The Williamsoniiplasma somnilux genome includes a window with the following:
- a CDS encoding Pr6Pr family membrane protein, whose amino-acid sequence MHLKKQIITKDMIHDWKFWFKLIIGLSIMGLIIGTKISDMVSLMTASKQVEAILASSELKGISIDDIFNKVKEIATLKGFDEARSYMNWISIVPNKIDGDNIGWLSSTSFGDFFINSFTYFTTLSNIAVGIWFLVAALKPQNEGIKGYISLNSTIIVTTYITITLIIYNGILLPTSLMNGDYMSAFNWTTTVLEHMLFPLALILYVALVMKPINTQKAKQYIKKGWVKAIILLLTYGILILIRGEIRYQGNKPVDTQYPYFFLRVHEAKVVGLPGVAWFFIAVIAIAAILIGFSTLYMHILNTRENKIKRVH is encoded by the coding sequence ATGCATTTGAAAAAACAAATCATAACAAAAGATATGATTCATGATTGAAAATTTTGATTTAAATTAATTATTGGTTTAAGTATTATGGGCCTAATTATTGGTACCAAAATATCAGACATGGTTTCATTAATGACTGCTTCTAAGCAAGTAGAAGCCATTCTGGCAAGTTCAGAACTTAAAGGCATTAGCATTGATGATATATTCAACAAAGTTAAGGAAATCGCAACACTTAAAGGATTTGATGAAGCTAGAAGTTATATGAATTGGATATCTATTGTCCCTAATAAAATTGATGGTGATAACATCGGATGATTATCATCAACAAGTTTTGGTGATTTTTTCATTAATTCATTTACATACTTTACAACTTTATCAAACATTGCTGTAGGAATTTGATTTTTAGTAGCTGCATTAAAACCACAAAACGAAGGAATTAAAGGTTATATTTCATTAAATTCAACAATTATTGTAACAACTTACATAACAATTACTTTAATTATTTATAATGGAATTTTATTACCAACTTCATTAATGAATGGAGATTACATGAGTGCCTTCAATTGAACAACAACTGTATTAGAACACATGTTATTCCCACTTGCTTTAATTTTATATGTCGCTTTAGTAATGAAACCCATTAATACTCAAAAAGCTAAACAATATATTAAAAAAGGTTGAGTTAAGGCTATCATCTTATTGTTGACTTATGGAATTTTAATTTTAATTAGAGGAGAAATTCGTTACCAGGGAAACAAACCTGTTGACACTCAATACCCATACTTCTTCTTACGTGTTCATGAAGCTAAAGTTGTTGGATTACCAGGGGTTGCTTGATTCTTTATTGCAGTTATTGCAATTGCAGCAATCTTAATAGGATTCTCAACTTTATATATGCACATTTTAAACACCAGAGAAAATAAAATAAAAAGAGTTCATTAA
- the aspS gene encoding aspartate--tRNA ligase codes for MKRTHTCGELNISNIGQKVLLQGWVKKIRKMGAMTFIDLRDRYGITQIIASDKETSILNDIKTEFVVEVIGIVVERKSKNLELTTGEIEIQVENILVINKSELTPFQIEDKIDTLEDTRLSYRYLDLRRPEMTNNLLIRSKMNSIIRRYLEDQKFVEVETPILGKSTPEGARDFLVPSRTNKNKFYALPQSPQLFKQLLMISGIDRYFQIVRCFRDEDLRIDRQPEFTQLDMEMSFATNEDVMEIIENLIKKILKDLKNVDIIEPLIRLPYKEAIANYGVDKPDLRYDLLIKDLNEVFANTEIKMLKPLVKQNLSIRGVMIDEILTKKQILEIEETAKQNHLKSIGFAKFENDTWSGSIASQLNEKEKKELLTIFNIKDKGTLFVNGDKYKTISQAMGAIRINLAKIFNLANVTDFKLLWVVDFPLFEWSEDDNRFVAAHHPFTMPKQESLKDFDTNKEQALANSYDLVMNGFEIGGGSQRITNFDLQKRMFDAIELSKEEIVNNFDWFMNAYKYGAPYHSGLALGLDRIGMLLTGAYSIRDVIAFPKNSSGIDPMSNAPDFVNDSLLEQLNVKTIK; via the coding sequence ATGAAAAGAACACATACATGTGGAGAATTAAATATTTCCAACATTGGGCAAAAAGTTTTATTGCAAGGATGAGTTAAAAAAATTAGAAAGATGGGAGCAATGACTTTTATTGATTTAAGAGATCGTTATGGAATTACACAAATTATAGCTTCAGATAAAGAAACCTCAATATTAAATGACATTAAAACAGAATTTGTTGTTGAAGTTATAGGTATAGTGGTTGAAAGGAAATCTAAAAATTTAGAATTAACTACAGGTGAAATTGAAATTCAAGTTGAAAATATTTTGGTAATTAATAAATCAGAATTGACACCTTTTCAAATTGAAGACAAAATAGATACATTAGAAGATACTCGTCTATCATATCGTTATTTAGATTTACGAAGACCTGAAATGACAAACAATCTTTTAATAAGATCAAAAATGAATTCAATTATTCGTAGATACTTAGAAGACCAAAAATTTGTGGAAGTTGAAACACCAATTTTAGGAAAATCAACACCCGAAGGAGCTAGAGACTTTTTAGTACCCTCAAGAACTAACAAAAATAAGTTTTATGCTTTACCACAATCTCCGCAGCTTTTTAAACAACTATTAATGATTTCGGGAATAGACAGATATTTTCAAATTGTTAGATGTTTTAGAGATGAAGATTTAAGAATTGATCGTCAACCAGAATTTACACAGTTAGATATGGAAATGTCGTTTGCAACCAATGAAGATGTCATGGAAATTATCGAAAATTTAATCAAAAAAATTCTTAAAGATTTAAAAAATGTTGATATTATTGAACCGTTAATAAGACTTCCTTACAAAGAAGCAATTGCAAATTATGGAGTTGATAAACCAGATTTAAGATATGATTTACTAATCAAAGATCTTAATGAAGTTTTTGCTAATACAGAAATCAAAATGCTAAAACCTTTAGTTAAGCAAAATCTTTCAATTAGAGGAGTTATGATTGATGAAATATTAACTAAAAAGCAAATTCTTGAAATCGAAGAAACAGCTAAGCAAAATCATTTAAAATCAATTGGATTTGCTAAATTTGAAAACGATACTTGATCAGGTTCGATTGCTTCACAATTGAACGAAAAAGAAAAAAAAGAATTACTTACTATTTTCAATATTAAAGATAAGGGAACTTTATTTGTCAATGGAGACAAATATAAAACCATTTCTCAAGCAATGGGTGCAATCAGAATTAATTTAGCTAAAATTTTTAATTTAGCTAACGTTACCGATTTTAAATTGTTGTGAGTGGTTGATTTTCCTTTATTCGAATGAAGTGAAGATGATAATCGTTTTGTTGCAGCACACCACCCATTTACAATGCCTAAACAAGAATCATTAAAAGATTTTGATACCAATAAAGAGCAAGCTTTAGCTAATTCGTACGATCTTGTAATGAACGGTTTTGAAATTGGAGGAGGTTCTCAAAGAATAACTAATTTCGATCTTCAAAAACGCATGTTTGATGCAATAGAATTATCTAAAGAAGAAATTGTAAATAATTTTGATTGATTTATGAATGCTTACAAATATGGAGCACCATACCATTCGGGTCTCGCCTTAGGTTTAGATCGTATAGGAATGTTATTAACTGGCGCTTATTCAATCAGAGATGTGATTGCTTTTCCTAAAAACTCATCTGGAATTGATCCGATGTCTAATGCTCCAGATTTTGTTAATGATTCCCTTTTAGAACAATTAAACGTTAAAACAATAAAATAA
- the hisS gene encoding histidine--tRNA ligase has product MIQKPRGTQDLFLNEINEIIELETILKTIAKNYNFQEIRTPIFEAKELFVRSVGTTSDVVSKEMYEFVDKKNRQFVLRPEGTAPVVRALIENKLYAPEFIPFKTFYIGPMFRYERPQVGRNRQFNQFGVEVFGPNNIEQDLELINFAYAITKKIGIEKNIQIDLNFLVTGIRREKYISDLKKYLETFKNLCNDCTQRLSLNPLRVLDCKIDGIKFLDAPNMQKYLNSEDELYFSKIVQKLKESEINVKISSKLVRGLDYYTGLIFEVKYNSEILGSQDTIIAGGRYNNLVSELGGPNMPAAGFALGIERILIILKNLKKDLKTNKGLDLYTIALSEKGMELNYKVLRTLREQNVIVDTDLMNRSFKSAFKQAEKLDAKWIIIFGDEEFTTQKVTLKNQKNGEQIMVDVKDIFEIIQKNK; this is encoded by the coding sequence ATGATTCAAAAACCTCGTGGAACACAAGATCTTTTTTTAAATGAAATAAATGAAATAATTGAATTGGAAACAATTTTAAAAACAATTGCTAAAAACTATAATTTTCAAGAAATTAGAACCCCTATTTTTGAGGCTAAAGAATTATTTGTTCGTTCAGTTGGAACAACTAGTGATGTTGTTTCTAAAGAAATGTATGAATTTGTAGATAAAAAAAATCGTCAATTTGTTTTAAGACCAGAAGGAACAGCGCCAGTAGTTAGAGCATTGATTGAAAACAAATTGTATGCTCCTGAATTTATACCATTTAAAACTTTTTATATCGGACCAATGTTTAGATATGAAAGACCACAAGTTGGAAGAAATAGACAATTTAATCAATTTGGAGTTGAAGTATTTGGCCCAAACAATATTGAGCAAGACTTAGAATTAATAAATTTTGCATATGCGATTACAAAAAAAATAGGTATAGAAAAAAACATTCAAATTGATTTAAATTTTTTGGTTACAGGAATTAGAAGAGAAAAATATATTTCGGATTTAAAAAAATATTTAGAAACTTTTAAAAATTTATGTAATGATTGTACTCAAAGATTATCGTTAAATCCTTTAAGGGTTTTAGATTGCAAAATTGATGGTATCAAATTTTTAGATGCACCTAATATGCAAAAATATTTAAACTCAGAAGATGAACTTTATTTTTCAAAAATCGTCCAAAAGTTAAAAGAATCAGAAATTAATGTAAAAATTAGTAGTAAATTAGTTAGAGGTTTAGATTACTATACTGGTTTAATATTTGAAGTTAAATATAATTCAGAAATTTTAGGTTCTCAAGATACCATTATTGCCGGAGGAAGATACAATAACTTAGTATCAGAATTAGGTGGACCAAATATGCCGGCTGCAGGTTTTGCTTTAGGTATAGAAAGAATTTTGATTATTTTAAAAAATTTGAAAAAGGACTTAAAAACAAATAAAGGCTTAGATTTATACACAATTGCATTGTCTGAAAAAGGAATGGAATTAAATTATAAAGTTTTAAGAACATTAAGAGAACAAAATGTTATAGTTGATACAGATTTGATGAATAGAAGTTTTAAATCAGCTTTTAAACAAGCAGAAAAGTTAGATGCAAAATGAATTATTATTTTTGGCGATGAAGAATTCACAACTCAAAAAGTTACATTAAAAAACCAAAAAAACGGTGAACAAATTATGGTTGATGTAAAAGATATTTTTGAAATAATTCAAAAAAATAAATAG
- a CDS encoding RelA/SpoT family protein, protein MILNRKKEITSRKLLNVVQIDDYAPLEKELKTYIYSKKELRSIYEAFEFAKNQHEGQLRKNNDPYICHPLSTAYYLAQLKLGPKTIIAGLLHDILEDTAITYAELKDVFGEEVANLVEAVTKVSYFAKENREQQKAEYLRKIYLSMAVDIRVIIIKLADRMHNMLTIKNLNEQKQQIIAKETLETYTAIAHRLGMKQVKSILEDLSFEVLNPEEYKKIEKLVETNSEKRISSINSIIKDIERFLRVEKHIKIIDIFGRPKTIYSIYRKMNQIGKSFDEITDLLAIRIIVNSADDCYKVLGYLHQFYTPVTSRFKDYIATPKNNVYQSLHTTLADVKGEIFEVQIRTEKMDKVAETGAAAHWAYKEGESVDINKKQKEIDEQIDLFDRIISLDQESATISDDSTEKKEKIEDVLKEDIFTSSIYVMTPNKKVVTLPFGSTVLDFAYRIHTEVGEHTTGAKINGVYSPINTVLKSGQIVEVKTSSKQKPTHEWLKIVVTSNARNRIKKYLTSMINETNIKDRKDEIKVYVEKTKNAINSAINQKDLRWKRKTSAEILESLKKISFNSEDDFLYAVYKGEYSIEKAIDLIYIDHDFSKDDAAREAIKSEKIQILDFKNDVLVDGIANLKTQLSSCCAPIPYESIVGYVSKGNGIKVHLSECINVSGDLAQRLVVVNWNPNVAETHDYQTTIKYYATDRPNLLYDVTKVLIGLKASTISANVKADQKSLLATGTMKIKVRNSDQLSMIISALKSVPAVVDVVRDIKKENKKND, encoded by the coding sequence ATGATACTAAACAGAAAAAAAGAAATTACATCAAGAAAATTATTAAATGTTGTTCAAATTGATGATTATGCTCCATTGGAAAAGGAATTAAAAACTTATATTTATTCCAAAAAAGAACTACGATCAATTTATGAGGCATTTGAATTTGCAAAAAACCAGCATGAAGGACAACTTAGAAAAAATAATGATCCATATATTTGTCACCCTTTGTCAACTGCTTATTATTTAGCGCAATTAAAATTGGGACCCAAAACTATTATTGCTGGTTTGCTACATGATATTTTAGAAGACACAGCAATAACGTATGCAGAACTTAAAGATGTTTTTGGCGAAGAAGTTGCTAATCTTGTTGAAGCTGTAACTAAGGTTTCTTATTTTGCCAAAGAAAATCGTGAACAACAAAAAGCTGAATACTTAAGAAAAATTTATCTATCGATGGCTGTTGATATTAGAGTAATTATAATCAAATTAGCAGATCGTATGCACAACATGCTGACAATAAAAAATTTGAACGAACAAAAACAACAAATCATTGCTAAAGAAACTTTAGAGACTTACACAGCAATTGCCCATAGATTAGGAATGAAACAAGTTAAATCGATTCTTGAAGATTTATCATTTGAAGTTTTAAATCCTGAAGAATACAAAAAAATTGAAAAATTGGTAGAAACTAACTCAGAAAAAAGAATATCTTCAATAAACTCTATAATCAAAGATATCGAAAGATTCTTAAGAGTTGAAAAGCATATTAAAATAATTGATATTTTCGGAAGACCAAAAACAATTTATTCAATATATCGAAAAATGAACCAAATTGGTAAATCATTTGATGAAATTACAGATTTATTAGCTATTAGAATTATTGTTAACTCTGCAGATGATTGTTACAAAGTTTTAGGTTACCTACATCAATTTTATACGCCCGTGACAAGTAGATTCAAAGATTATATAGCAACACCTAAAAATAACGTTTATCAATCATTACACACAACTTTAGCTGATGTGAAAGGAGAAATATTCGAAGTTCAAATCAGAACTGAAAAAATGGATAAAGTAGCAGAAACCGGAGCAGCAGCACACTGAGCATATAAAGAAGGTGAATCTGTTGATATTAATAAAAAACAAAAAGAAATCGATGAACAAATAGATTTATTTGATCGTATTATTTCTTTGGATCAAGAATCAGCCACAATTTCAGATGATTCAACAGAAAAAAAAGAAAAAATTGAAGATGTTTTAAAAGAAGATATTTTTACTTCTTCAATTTATGTTATGACTCCAAATAAAAAAGTGGTAACTTTACCATTCGGTTCAACTGTTTTGGATTTTGCGTATAGAATTCATACAGAAGTTGGAGAACATACAACTGGAGCTAAAATTAATGGAGTTTATTCTCCTATTAATACTGTTTTAAAATCAGGACAAATTGTTGAAGTTAAAACTTCTTCTAAACAAAAGCCGACTCATGAATGGTTGAAAATTGTTGTCACAAGCAATGCTAGAAATAGAATCAAAAAATATTTAACTTCAATGATTAATGAAACAAATATTAAAGATCGTAAAGACGAAATTAAAGTTTATGTTGAAAAAACTAAAAATGCCATTAATTCAGCAATTAACCAAAAAGATTTGCGTTGAAAACGAAAAACATCCGCAGAAATTCTTGAATCACTTAAAAAAATATCATTTAATAGTGAAGATGATTTTTTGTATGCTGTTTATAAAGGTGAATATTCAATTGAAAAAGCAATTGATTTAATTTATATTGATCATGATTTTAGTAAAGATGACGCAGCAAGAGAAGCGATTAAAAGTGAAAAAATACAAATTTTAGATTTTAAAAATGATGTTTTAGTTGACGGAATCGCTAATTTGAAAACACAACTTTCAAGTTGTTGTGCTCCTATCCCTTATGAGTCAATTGTTGGATATGTTTCTAAAGGTAATGGGATTAAAGTTCATTTGTCAGAATGTATTAATGTTAGTGGTGATTTGGCGCAAAGATTGGTTGTTGTAAATTGAAATCCTAATGTTGCAGAAACACATGATTACCAAACAACAATTAAATATTATGCAACTGATAGACCAAATCTTCTTTATGATGTTACAAAGGTGCTAATTGGTTTAAAAGCTTCAACAATATCAGCAAATGTTAAAGCTGACCAAAAATCATTATTAGCTACAGGGACAATGAAGATTAAAGTTAGAAACAGTGATCAATTATCAATGATAATTTCTGCTTTAAAATCAGTGCCTGCTGTTGTTGATGTTGTTAGAGATATTAAGAAAGAAAACAAAAAAAATGACTAG